In Notamacropus eugenii isolate mMacEug1 chromosome 1, mMacEug1.pri_v2, whole genome shotgun sequence, one genomic interval encodes:
- the LOC140497839 gene encoding uncharacterized protein isoform X1 — MESSTAGPQEKKGTRHSHNSITPVVVTRSEEYLVRVSTELANEALMGAQYPMSPDLPKELKKLDQGTQMSRHVLPTTRTKGTDTRSDRNRTRNKTHLLPSREMVEDFKDDKVKLLKSKEKDLSQHKQVEAIRQEETLGGTMFLNTRRSARQAPTVPEGHSSLNSKKEQGNIKNMAQGPTLNSSSDKFQDGLLAMSVIIPEAQRRSQTKVTFFFTPLSPAMTPSGNRH, encoded by the exons ATGGAGTCTAGTACTGCAGGGCCTCAGGAGAAAAAGGGCACTCGACATTCTCACAATTCCATTACACCCGTG GTTGTCACCAGGTCTGAGGAATATTTGGTTCGTGTCAGCACAGAACTTGCTAATGAGGCCCTGATGGGAGCCCAATATCCAATGAGCCCTGACCTGCCCAAGGAACTGAAAAAACTGGACCAGGGAACTCAGATGTCCCGACACG TGCTGCCAACCACTCGGACCAAGGGCACAGATACTCG TTCTGACAGAAACAGGACCAGAAACAAGACTCATCTCCTGCCGTCCAGAGAGATG GTTGAAGATTTTAAAGATGACAAGGTAAAATTGCTGAAGTCCAAAGAGAAAGACCTCTCCCAACACAAGCAG GTGGAAGCTATTCGACAAGAGGAAACTCTGGGTGGAACCATGTTTTTAAATACCCGAAGATCTGCTCGTCAGGCCCCTACAGTCCCAGAAGGCCACTCTTCCCTTAACTCCAAGAAAGAACAAGGAAATATCAAG aATATGGCTCAAGGTCCCACTCTTAACAGTTCATCTGACAAATTCCAGGATGGACTCCTGGCTATGAGCGTCATCATCCCCGAGGCCCAAAGACGCTCTCAAACAAAAGTAACTTTCTTCTTCACCCCCCTCAGCCCGGCCATGACACCATCAGGAAACAGACACTAA
- the LOC140497839 gene encoding uncharacterized protein isoform X2 — protein MESSTAGPQEKKGTRHSHNSITPVVVTRSEEYLVRVSTELANEALMGAQYPMSPDLPKELKKLDQGTQMSRHVLPTTRTKGTDTRSDRNRTRNKTHLLPSREMVEDFKDDKVKLLKSKEKDLSQHKQVEAIRQEETLGGTMFLNTRRSARQAPTVPEGHSSLNSKKEQGNIKREELDSMEGSDREADFHVGRILQQNCPPAASKSSGLLEVLKQRLDDHL, from the exons ATGGAGTCTAGTACTGCAGGGCCTCAGGAGAAAAAGGGCACTCGACATTCTCACAATTCCATTACACCCGTG GTTGTCACCAGGTCTGAGGAATATTTGGTTCGTGTCAGCACAGAACTTGCTAATGAGGCCCTGATGGGAGCCCAATATCCAATGAGCCCTGACCTGCCCAAGGAACTGAAAAAACTGGACCAGGGAACTCAGATGTCCCGACACG TGCTGCCAACCACTCGGACCAAGGGCACAGATACTCG TTCTGACAGAAACAGGACCAGAAACAAGACTCATCTCCTGCCGTCCAGAGAGATG GTTGAAGATTTTAAAGATGACAAGGTAAAATTGCTGAAGTCCAAAGAGAAAGACCTCTCCCAACACAAGCAG GTGGAAGCTATTCGACAAGAGGAAACTCTGGGTGGAACCATGTTTTTAAATACCCGAAGATCTGCTCGTCAGGCCCCTACAGTCCCAGAAGGCCACTCTTCCCTTAACTCCAAGAAAGAACAAGGAAATATCAAG AGGGAAGAACTAGACTCAATGGAAGGAAGtgacagagaggcagatttccatgtaggaaggatTTTGCAACAGAACTGCCCACCAGCTGCCTCAAAAAGCTCTGGGTTACTAGAAGTGTtgaagcaaagactggatgaccatcTCTGA
- the CDIPT gene encoding CDP-diacylglycerol--inositol 3-phosphatidyltransferase gives MPEENIFLFVPNLIGYARILFALISFYFMPTCPFTASSFYLLSGLLDAFDGHAARALNQGTRFGAMLDMLTDRCSTMCLLVNLALLYPRATLLFQLSMSLDVASHWLHLHSSVVRGSESHKTIDLTGNPILRLYYTSRPVLFIMCAGNEFFYCLLYLLNFSEGPAVGSVGLFRVGLWVSAPIALLKSLISVIHLVTAARNMAALDAADRAKKE, from the exons ATGCCGGAAGAAAACATCTTTCTGTTTGTGCCCAACCTCATCG GCTATGCCCGGATCCTCTTCGCCCTCATTTCCTTCTACTTCATGCCCACCTGTCCGTTCACAGCCTCCTCCTTCTACTTGCTAAGTGGGCTCTTGGATGCCTTCGACGGACACGCGGCCAGAGCCCTGAATCAAG GGACAAGGTTTGGGGCGATGCTGGACATGCTAACTGATCGATGTTCTACGATGTGTCTGCTGGTAAACCTAGCTTTGCTCTACCCTCGGGCCACCCTGCTTTTCCAACTCAGCATGAGCCTAGATGTTGCCAGCCATTGGCTGCACCTACACAG CTCAGTGGTCCGGGGCAGTGAGAGCCACAAAACCATTGACCTAACAGGGAATCCTATCCTTCGACTTTACTATACTTCCCGG CCAGTGCTATTCATCATGTGTGCTGGGAATGAATTTTTCTACTGTCTGCTTTACTTGCTCAATTTCTCAGAGGGACCCGCAG TGGGTTCGGTGGGTTTGTTCCGAGTGGGCCTCTGGGTCTCTGCTCCCATTGCTCTTCTCAAGTCCCTTATCAGTGTCATCCACCTGGTCACTGCTGCACGCAACATGGCTGCCCTGGACGCTGCTGACCGCGCCAAGAAGGAATAG